The proteins below are encoded in one region of Aquisphaera giovannonii:
- a CDS encoding alpha/beta fold hydrolase codes for MAHDAVLTPMIALRLEHGNPAGRRGRCRRLAAFGILALASWASARADDPPPTRTTRKADVGGYKLTLATQGKGGPTVVIEPGMGLPAAESDEWKAVCDEVARTNLVCLYDRAGLGTSDPAPKKPRTSRDCARDLHALLANAGVPGPYILVAHSIGGLNARAFADMYPEDVAGMVLVDAAVVDQDTKWLEAFPAEAPGEDESVARARKFLTARIANRSDNPDGLDVVASWEEVRAARDLGDRPLAVLTHNPAWKVVPDLKEDVLKRMEQVWQELQAKLPGLSTDSSHKVAGKAGHAIQVEEPKLVIDAIREVAAKVRARSQR; via the coding sequence ATGGCCCACGACGCAGTCCTCACCCCGATGATCGCCCTTCGTCTCGAGCATGGCAATCCGGCCGGCCGACGGGGCCGCTGCCGGCGGCTTGCTGCCTTCGGCATCCTGGCCCTGGCGTCCTGGGCGTCCGCACGGGCGGACGATCCTCCCCCGACTCGGACGACGCGGAAGGCCGACGTCGGCGGCTACAAGCTCACGCTGGCCACCCAGGGCAAGGGCGGCCCGACGGTCGTCATCGAGCCCGGCATGGGGCTGCCCGCGGCGGAGAGCGACGAGTGGAAGGCGGTCTGCGACGAGGTCGCGAGGACGAACCTGGTGTGCCTGTACGACCGTGCCGGCCTCGGGACCAGCGACCCGGCGCCGAAGAAGCCTCGGACCAGCCGGGACTGCGCCCGGGACCTTCATGCCCTGCTGGCGAACGCCGGGGTGCCCGGTCCCTACATCCTGGTCGCCCACTCGATCGGCGGCCTGAACGCCCGGGCCTTCGCCGACATGTACCCGGAGGATGTCGCGGGCATGGTCCTGGTGGACGCGGCCGTCGTCGATCAGGACACGAAGTGGCTGGAGGCCTTCCCCGCCGAGGCGCCGGGCGAGGACGAGAGCGTGGCGCGGGCCCGGAAGTTCCTGACGGCCCGGATCGCCAATCGCTCGGACAACCCCGACGGGCTGGACGTCGTCGCGAGTTGGGAGGAGGTGAGGGCCGCCCGCGACCTGGGCGACAGGCCGCTGGCGGTGCTCACCCACAATCCCGCCTGGAAGGTCGTGCCGGACCTGAAGGAAGACGTCCTCAAGAGGATGGAACAGGTCTGGCAGGAGCTCCAGGCGAAACTGCCCGGCCTCTCCACCGACAGCTCGCACAAGGTGGCCGGGAAGGCCGGCCACGCCATCCAGGTCGAGGAGCCGAAGCTGGTGATCGACGCCATCCGCGAGGTCGCGGCCAAGGTCCGAGCTCGCTCGCAGAGATGA